In Dysidea avara chromosome 3, odDysAvar1.4, whole genome shotgun sequence, a single window of DNA contains:
- the LOC136251563 gene encoding inverted formin-2-like yields the protein MSAIEASMEFLPKRKMKTLNWKKLPRNTVHNNQSSLWKECSELSDFQLVDVEKIVDLFCRPEIVKKEKEEKLKEPSVVCLLDSKTSLNVNIFLKQFCSSNKEVVAIITEGNVEKISLEQLKAFEKLLPDKSTWSFVDRYVLKVECMQLRLEFMEKKEDLQPALDTLHKAIDEIASSALLKRVFQIILVTGNMINAGGHSGKVYGFTMTSLDNLADTCANKPRMNYLHYIASVCEEQDPMLLKVQEEIPHVKNASRLSVEYVSRQVVKELKKSWTGMQKKISIAPDDFRQQMDKFMEVCTMT from the exons ATGTCTGCTATTGAGGCATCAATGGAATTCCTTCCAAAAAGGAAAATGAAAACTTTAAACTGGAAGAAGCTTCCACGTAACACTGTTCACAACAATCAGTCATCATTATGGAAGGAATGTTCAGAGCTATCAGATTTTCAGTTGGTAGATGTGGAGAAAATTGTTGACTTGTTTTGTAGACCAGAAATTGTGAAAAAGGAAAAGGAAGAAAAACTAAAAGAGCCTTCAGTG GTTTGTTTGTTAGATAGTAAGACAAGTTTGAATGTGAACATATTTCTGAAACAATTTTGTAGTAGTAACAAAGAAGTAGTAGCAATTATTACAGAAGGGAATGTTGAGAAAATTTCTCTTGAACAGTTGAAGGCTTTTGAGAAGTTACTACCAGACAAGAGCACT TGGTCATTTGTTGACAGATATGTACTGAAGGTAGAATGTATGCAGTTGAGGTTGGAGTTTATGGAAAAGAAAGAAGATTTACAACCAGCACTGGACACCCTCCACAAGGCCATTGATG AAATTGCATCTTCTGCTTTGTTGAAAAGAGTATTTCAGATCATCTTAGTAACAGGAAACATGATCAATGCT GGTGGTCATTCTGGTAAGGTATATGGCTTCACCATGACGTCACTGGATAATTTGGCAGACACTTGTGCCAACAAACCTCGTATGAACTACTTACATTACATTGCATCA GTGTGTGAAGAACAAGATCCAATGTTACTGAAAGTACAAGAAGAAATTCCACACGTTAAAAATGCCAGCAG GTTGTCTGTTGAGTATGTGTCCCGACAAGTTGTTAAAGAACTGAAGAAAAGTTGGACAGGAATGCAAAAGAAAATAAGTATAGCTCCTGATGATTTCCGCCAGCAAATGGACAAGTTCATGGAggtatgtacaatgacatga